The following are encoded in a window of Hippoglossus stenolepis isolate QCI-W04-F060 chromosome 10, HSTE1.2, whole genome shotgun sequence genomic DNA:
- the zdhhc22 gene encoding palmitoyltransferase ZDHHC22, with amino-acid sequence MFTRMLKLRLLNAVAPAYFFTATAITFILHFCFFVPTIFPNPETSPWGSTTLHTVVFLFLMFNALGNYIMTIKYPAESANETGVPVCSPHCSDKVDAHYLLNGRHFCKLCKKVILKRDHHCFFTGNCIGNKNMRYFIMFCIYTSCTCLYSLVLGVAFLTVEYSISFENPLTFLTLLLLATGYFFMGTISGMQLFVVLMLYVWLGIGLVCAGFCCQQVLLVARGQTWCQMQRGQLVENRSPWRSNLKDVFGTHWILGLILPVQTVEMCADETDAHKQD; translated from the exons ATGTTCACCAGGATGTTAAAACTGAGACTCCTCAACGCTGTAGCACCTGCGTACTTCTTCACAGCTACAGCAATCACCTTCATTTTGCACTTCTGCTTCTTCGTCCCAACGATATTCCCAAACCCCGAGACATCACCCTGGGGCTCCACAACTCTCCACACAgttgttttcctcttcctgaTGTTCAACGCGCTGGGGAACTACATAATGACTATCAAATATCCCGCTGAAAGTGCCAACGAGACCGGGGTTCCCGTGTGCTCGCCGCACTGCTCGGACAAGGTGGACGCCCACTACCTCCTGAACGGACGCCACTTCTGCAAACTGTGTAAGAAAGTCATTCTCAAGAGGGATCACcactgctttttcaccgggaACTGCATTGGCAACAAAAACATGCGCTACTTCATCATGTTCTGCATCTACACGTCGTGCACATGTTTGTACTCTCTGGTTCTCGGGGTGGCCTTCCTGACAGTGGAGTACTCCATCTCCTTTGAGAACCCGTTGACCTTCctgactctcctcctcctcgccacaGGCTACTTCTTCATGG GAACCATCTCAGGCATGCAGCTGTTCGTGGTGCTGATGCTGTACGTGTGGCTGGGCATCGGCCTGGTCTGTGCAGGGTTCTGCTGCCAGCAGGTCCTGCTGGTGGCCCGGGGTCAGACCTGGTGTCAGATGCAGAGAGGGCAGCTCGTGGAGAACCGCAGCCCCTGGAGATCCAACCTAAAGGACGTTTTCGGTACCCACTGGATCCTCGGCCTTATCCTGCCTGTGCAGACAGTGGAGATGTGCGCTGACGAAACAGACGCACATAAACAAGACTGA
- the cipca gene encoding CLOCK-interacting pacemaker a → MFSSKLRIEKANMSRLSRPGRHGTPVFTRATRLGVSKPDLERDSGFSDASSEYLSTVDLTDSEDAGRPGSIFGQDPAAPQVTLMGGSYAALSPMIIMNNLVLNQPAMMAPAEKQWGFSSPLEVMPQSQVVLLQPMVSNSSSSSAKTCSENIRHSKGHMPVVKSYPRIAPHPKDVSTKRVGSSRMRGRSTSENDQQHRRHHRSHRPYSSPSLQLPLQTPVKPIANSEAANTPTQAAESQEQLIDNSLYPLADTSSLPPCTDEFRTEMDDDEIHADKYQDDLSMDNDKLKRFSNTYNILSKSGLLGITLRTKQLMKENKRTQGQLQQLQEQTALLLEALSSRDPQIWTKLQLSLQDTDKEQWGAKGQRLLA, encoded by the exons ATGTTTTCCAGTAAACTGCGCATTG AAAAGGCAAACATGAGCCGTCTTAGTCGACCCGGCAGACACGGGACACCCGTGTTCACCAGGGCAACACGCCTCGGGGTATCAAAGCCTGACCTGGAGAGAGATTCAGGCTTCTCAG ATGCCAGCTCCGAGTACCTCAGTACAGTCGACCTGACCGACTCTGAAGATGCAGGAAGGCCGGGGTCCATATTCGGCCAGGACCCAGCGGCTCCACAGGTGACTCTGATGGGAGGCTCATACGCTGCACTGTCTCCAATGATCATCATGAACAACTTAGTCCTAAATCAG CCAGCCATGATGGCTCCAGCAGAAAAGCAGTGGGGGTTTTCTTCACCCTTGGAAGTGATGCCTCAATCCCAGGTGGTTCTACTCCAACCCATGGTTTctaatagcagcagcagctctgcaaagACTTGCTCTGAAAATATCCGACATTCAAAAGGCCACATGCCTGTCGTCAAGTCATACCCGAGAATCGCCCCTCACCCCAAAGACGTGTCCACTAAAAGGGTGGGATCCTCCAGGATGAGGGGACGTTCAACATCAGAAAATGACCAGCAACACAGGAGGCATCACCGCAGCCACAGGCCTTACAGCTCCCCCAGCCTACAGCTGCCACTGCAGACTCCTGTCAAACCCATCGCCAACTCTGAAGCAGCAAACACTCCGACACAGGCAGCCGAGAGTCAGGAGCAGCTTATTGACAACTCTCTCTACCCACTGGCAGACACCAGCTCTCTGCCCCCCTGTACAGATGAATTCAGGACAGAGATGGACGACGACGAGATCCATGCTGACAAATACCAGGACGACCTCTCAATGGACAATGACAAGCTGAAACGCTTCAGCAATACCTACAATATTCTCAGCAAGTCGGGCTTGCTGGGGATCACCTTGCGCACAAAGCAGCTTATGAAGGAGAATAAGCGCACCCAAGGCCAGCTGCAGCAACTTCAAGAGCAGAcggctctgctgctggaggctctGAGCAGCAGAGACCCACAGATCTGGACTAAACTCCAGCTCTCTCTGCAGGACACAGATAAGGAACAGTGGGGCGCTAAAGGTCAGAGACTCCTGGCATAA